One window of Paludibacter propionicigenes WB4 genomic DNA carries:
- the xylA gene encoding xylose isomerase, whose protein sequence is MSTKVYFPSVEKIKFEGKESKNPLAFRYYDAEKVVYGKTMKEWFKFSMAWWHTLCAEGGDPFGGGTQVHPWVGAADALQAAKDKMDAGFEFMQKMGIEYYCFHDIDLVSEGSSIEEYEANLKAIVAYAKEKQAATGIKLMWGTANVFSPARYMNGASTNPDFNAAARAMLQIKNSIDATIELGGKAYVFWGGREGYMSLLNTNMKREKQHMGTMLKMARDYARAKGFKGVFLIEPKPMEPMKHQYDVDSETVIGFLKQFGLENDFKLNIEVNHATLAGHTFEHELQCAVDAGMLGAIDANRGDVQNGWDTDQFPIDIFELTQAMLVVLQGGGMQGGGTNFDAKIRRNSTDNNDLFIAHVSAMDVMARALEAAAAILEESPYKKMVSDRYASYDAGKGKEFEEGKLTFEDVYAYAKANGEPKQISGKQELYEAIVNMYI, encoded by the coding sequence CTTTAGCATTCCGTTACTACGATGCTGAAAAAGTGGTTTATGGTAAAACCATGAAAGAATGGTTCAAATTCTCAATGGCTTGGTGGCATACATTGTGTGCAGAAGGTGGCGATCCATTTGGTGGTGGAACACAAGTTCACCCATGGGTAGGTGCTGCTGACGCATTACAAGCTGCTAAAGATAAAATGGATGCTGGTTTTGAGTTCATGCAAAAAATGGGTATCGAATACTACTGTTTCCACGATATCGATTTAGTAAGCGAAGGTTCTTCTATCGAAGAATACGAAGCTAACCTGAAAGCTATCGTTGCTTATGCAAAAGAAAAACAAGCTGCTACCGGTATCAAATTGATGTGGGGTACTGCTAATGTATTCTCTCCAGCTCGTTATATGAACGGTGCCAGCACCAACCCTGATTTCAACGCAGCTGCTCGTGCAATGTTGCAAATCAAAAACTCTATCGACGCTACTATCGAATTAGGCGGTAAAGCTTATGTATTCTGGGGAGGTCGTGAAGGTTACATGTCATTGTTGAACACCAACATGAAACGTGAAAAACAACACATGGGAACTATGTTGAAAATGGCTCGTGACTATGCTCGCGCTAAAGGTTTCAAAGGAGTATTCCTTATCGAACCTAAGCCAATGGAACCAATGAAACACCAATACGATGTTGATAGCGAAACTGTAATCGGTTTCTTGAAACAATTCGGTTTGGAAAATGATTTCAAATTGAATATCGAAGTTAACCACGCTACATTGGCAGGTCACACTTTCGAACACGAATTGCAATGTGCAGTTGATGCAGGTATGTTGGGAGCTATCGACGCTAACCGCGGTGATGTTCAAAACGGTTGGGATACTGACCAATTCCCAATTGATATCTTTGAATTGACTCAAGCTATGTTGGTTGTTCTTCAAGGTGGTGGAATGCAAGGTGGTGGTACTAACTTCGACGCTAAAATCCGTCGTAACTCTACCGATAACAATGACTTGTTCATTGCTCACGTTTCGGCTATGGATGTTATGGCTCGTGCTTTGGAAGCTGCAGCTGCAATCTTAGAAGAATCTCCATACAAGAAAATGGTTTCTGACCGTTATGCTTCTTACGATGCAGGTAAAGGTAAAGAATTCGAAGAAGGTAAACTTACTTTCGAAGATGTATATGCTTATGCAAAAGCTAATGGCGAACCAAAACAAATTAGCGGTAAACAAGAGCTTTACGAAGCAATTGTAAACATGTATATCTAA
- a CDS encoding RNA recognition motif domain-containing protein, whose amino-acid sequence MNIYVGNLSYNVRENDLQEAIAEYGQVDSCKLIMDRETRRSKGFAFVEMSDEEAAKKVIAELNGAEFDGRAMVVKEALPKK is encoded by the coding sequence ATGAACATTTACGTAGGTAACTTAAGTTACAATGTTAGAGAAAACGACCTTCAGGAAGCAATTGCAGAATACGGTCAGGTAGATTCATGTAAACTTATCATGGATCGCGAAACACGCAGATCAAAAGGTTTTGCATTTGTAGAAATGTCAGACGAAGAAGCTGCAAAGAAAGTTATTGCTGAACTAAACGGAGCTGAATTTGACGGCCGTGCAATGGTAGTAAAAGAAGCTCTTCCAAAAAAATAA
- the xylE gene encoding D-xylose transporter XylE — protein sequence MAFIDTGGSNSNSFQQGSKLYIFLLTLVATLGGLLFGYDTAVVNGAEKSLVEFYIYKTNGTNYIFDLNTVTQLFSQYRIMMVIVLFFVFIILSGQFIRLLGKKNGGIITAVLIGGLTIWAVSFLSNALPNSADTEAMKNMADAVKGFVIASALIGCIIGGAAAGFVSKSLGRKNGLFIAAVAFFISAIGAWKPEAFNIFGTLDVYSFVVYRIIGGIGVGLASMISPMYIAEIAPANVRGKLVSFNQFAIIFGMLVIYFVNLVIARQGDEQWLITEGWRYMFLSGAIPAGIFVLLLFFVPETPRYLAMKGKNDKALSVLQKIAGKDNAESILTDIKGTLHELNAPWLSYGAGVIIVGVLLSVFQQAVGINVVLYYAGNIFRNMGASTDSSLLQTIIVGVVNLAFTVVAIMTVDKFGRKPLMIIGSIGMAVSMIGLGFTFYSGHVGILALIFMLTYTAAFAMSWGPVCWVLLAEIFPNSIRGALSIAVAAQWIANWIVSLTFPMLNDNVWLTNTFNHGFSYWIYGIMSILSAIFMWKFVPETKGRTLESIEELWKKK from the coding sequence ATGGCATTTATTGATACTGGAGGAAGCAATTCCAATTCATTTCAGCAGGGTAGCAAGCTATACATTTTCTTGCTTACGCTGGTGGCTACTTTAGGTGGTTTGCTTTTTGGTTATGACACCGCTGTGGTGAATGGAGCCGAAAAATCACTGGTCGAATTTTATATCTATAAAACCAACGGCACAAACTATATCTTTGATCTCAACACGGTAACTCAGCTGTTCAGCCAATACCGTATCATGATGGTGATTGTACTGTTTTTCGTATTTATTATCCTTAGCGGACAATTTATTCGTTTGCTTGGAAAAAAGAATGGTGGTATTATTACTGCTGTTTTAATTGGTGGACTTACCATTTGGGCTGTAAGTTTCCTATCTAACGCATTACCAAATTCTGCTGACACTGAAGCCATGAAAAATATGGCTGATGCTGTAAAAGGCTTTGTTATTGCCAGTGCACTTATCGGGTGTATCATTGGTGGTGCAGCTGCAGGATTTGTTTCTAAATCTTTAGGTCGTAAAAACGGACTTTTCATTGCTGCCGTTGCATTCTTTATCTCTGCAATCGGTGCATGGAAACCCGAAGCATTTAATATATTCGGTACACTCGATGTATATTCATTCGTAGTTTATCGTATTATCGGTGGTATAGGTGTAGGGTTAGCTTCTATGATTTCGCCTATGTATATTGCCGAAATTGCTCCGGCTAACGTACGCGGTAAATTGGTTTCGTTCAACCAGTTTGCTATTATCTTCGGTATGTTGGTTATTTATTTTGTAAACCTGGTAATTGCTCGTCAGGGCGACGAACAATGGTTAATCACTGAAGGTTGGCGTTATATGTTCCTTTCGGGAGCAATTCCTGCAGGTATCTTCGTGTTGTTGCTGTTCTTTGTACCTGAAACTCCCCGTTACCTTGCCATGAAGGGTAAAAACGATAAAGCGTTGTCGGTGCTTCAGAAAATTGCAGGTAAAGACAATGCCGAAAGTATCCTTACCGATATCAAAGGTACATTGCACGAACTGAATGCTCCATGGCTTTCGTACGGTGCAGGTGTAATCATTGTGGGTGTATTACTTTCTGTATTCCAACAGGCAGTAGGTATCAACGTAGTGCTTTACTATGCCGGAAACATTTTCCGTAACATGGGTGCCTCTACCGATTCTTCGTTACTTCAAACCATTATCGTTGGTGTGGTAAACTTAGCATTTACTGTAGTGGCCATTATGACTGTAGATAAATTCGGTCGTAAACCGCTTATGATTATCGGTTCTATCGGTATGGCAGTAAGTATGATCGGACTTGGATTCACATTCTACTCAGGTCACGTAGGTATTTTGGCATTGATTTTCATGTTGACTTACACTGCTGCATTTGCTATGAGCTGGGGTCCTGTATGCTGGGTGTTATTGGCCGAAATCTTCCCGAACTCTATTCGTGGAGCATTGTCAATAGCCGTTGCAGCACAATGGATTGCCAACTGGATTGTATCGCTTACATTCCCAATGTTGAACGATAACGTATGGTTGACTAACACTTTCAACCACGGATTCTCTTACTGGATTTACGGTATCATGAGTATCCTGTCGGCTATCTTTATGTGGAAATTTGTTCCCGAAACTAAAGGTCGTACACTGGAGTCTATCGAAGAACTTTGGAAAAAGAAATAA